A genome region from Streptomyces antimycoticus includes the following:
- a CDS encoding Pro-rich N-terminal domain-containing protein, whose product MQHAVGAPLPPPHQPGPVPGPQGAGWAQGASANHHPGPHPNPPAPPAPPVPGHPAPPAQHPVSPPPAPPAHPGAPLETVNTTGHIQLPPGGPVPLPHPPADPSLADVSQAAVAVLLIGPAGAGKTTVARHWADRRRVPTAHISLDDVREWVRSGFANPQSGWNENSEAQYRLARRTCGFAARNFLANGISCILDDAVFPDRPVVGLGGWKRHVGPGLLPVVVLPGLEIVLERNAARTGNRRLSDEEVARIHGRMAGWYGSGLPIIDNSTYDVETTARMLDEVVTRSIASPPSW is encoded by the coding sequence ATGCAGCATGCAGTGGGAGCTCCGCTGCCACCGCCCCACCAGCCGGGGCCGGTGCCCGGTCCGCAGGGTGCGGGCTGGGCCCAGGGCGCGAGTGCGAACCATCACCCGGGACCTCACCCCAATCCCCCCGCCCCGCCCGCGCCTCCGGTGCCCGGGCACCCCGCACCGCCCGCACAACATCCGGTGTCGCCTCCGCCGGCCCCGCCCGCGCACCCCGGGGCGCCGCTGGAGACGGTGAACACCACCGGCCATATCCAGCTGCCGCCCGGCGGTCCGGTGCCGCTGCCGCACCCCCCGGCCGACCCGTCGCTCGCCGATGTCTCGCAGGCGGCGGTGGCGGTGCTGCTGATCGGACCGGCCGGGGCGGGCAAGACGACGGTCGCGCGCCACTGGGCCGACCGCCGCCGGGTGCCGACCGCGCACATCAGCCTGGACGATGTGCGGGAGTGGGTCCGGTCCGGTTTCGCCAACCCCCAGTCGGGGTGGAACGAGAACTCCGAGGCGCAGTATCGTCTCGCCCGCCGCACCTGCGGCTTCGCCGCCCGTAACTTCCTGGCCAACGGGATCTCCTGCATCCTCGACGACGCCGTCTTCCCCGACCGCCCGGTCGTCGGCCTCGGCGGCTGGAAGCGCCATGTGGGCCCCGGTCTGCTGCCGGTGGTGGTCCTTCCGGGCCTGGAGATCGTCCTGGAGCGGAACGCGGCCCGCACCGGCAACCGCCGCCTCAGCGACGAGGAGGTTGCGCGGATCCACGGCCGGATGGCCGGGTGGTACGGCTCCGGCCTGCCGATCATCGACAACTCCACGTATGACGTGGAGACCACGGCCCGCATGCTCGACGAGGTCGTCACCCGCTCCATCGCGAGCCCGCCCAGCTGGTAG
- a CDS encoding aminopeptidase P family protein, with protein MSEVYAARRARLHDQCTAAGSAAALVSRPANVRYLCGAVPPGAVLLLGPVQDVLVATEVPSAPPLSPHLFSGPTRSEEPRLLVMPGADGDPAVAAADLAAADGADSLAVEEHDLTVARHRALGAAAPRLRLADLDRAVEQLRLVKDDEEISCMRIAGELADQALGELLESILVGRTERHLALELERRLVDHGADGPAFPTVVAAGPNAGRPGHLPTDRRVEEGDFLTICLGADYRGYRCQVGRTFVIGPSPADWQVELYDAVFAAQRAGREALLPGRAYCDVDRVTRQVLTAAGYGDALEPCTGHGVGLEIDEDPRLTPSAMGKLDACVPVTVEPGVHLPGRGGVRIDDTLVVRPEADGGPELLTITTKELLAL; from the coding sequence ATGTCCGAGGTGTACGCGGCCCGACGTGCCCGTCTGCACGATCAGTGCACCGCGGCCGGGAGCGCGGCGGCGCTGGTGTCCCGGCCCGCCAATGTGCGCTATCTGTGCGGCGCCGTGCCGCCCGGGGCCGTGCTGCTGCTCGGCCCCGTCCAGGATGTGCTGGTGGCCACCGAGGTCCCGTCCGCCCCACCGCTCTCCCCACACCTCTTCTCGGGCCCGACGCGTTCGGAGGAGCCCCGGCTGCTCGTCATGCCCGGCGCGGACGGCGATCCGGCGGTGGCGGCCGCCGATCTGGCCGCGGCGGACGGCGCCGACTCGCTGGCCGTCGAGGAGCACGATCTGACCGTCGCCCGCCATCGGGCGCTCGGCGCCGCGGCCCCCCGGCTCCGTCTGGCCGATCTGGACCGTGCCGTCGAGCAGTTGCGGCTCGTCAAGGACGACGAGGAGATCTCCTGTATGCGGATCGCCGGGGAGCTGGCCGACCAGGCGCTCGGCGAGTTGCTGGAGTCGATCCTGGTGGGCCGCACCGAGCGTCATCTGGCGCTGGAGCTGGAGCGCCGGCTGGTGGACCACGGCGCGGACGGCCCGGCGTTCCCCACCGTCGTCGCGGCGGGGCCCAACGCGGGGCGCCCCGGCCATCTGCCCACCGACCGGCGGGTCGAGGAGGGCGACTTCCTCACCATCTGCCTCGGCGCCGACTACCGCGGCTACCGCTGCCAGGTGGGCCGTACCTTCGTCATCGGACCCTCGCCCGCGGACTGGCAGGTCGAGCTGTACGATGCCGTCTTCGCCGCCCAGCGGGCCGGGCGGGAGGCGCTGTTGCCGGGCCGGGCCTACTGCGATGTGGACCGGGTGACCCGCCAGGTGCTGACCGCGGCGGGCTACGGAGACGCCCTCGAACCGTGCACCGGACACGGTGTGGGCCTGGAAATCGACGAGGACCCTCGGCTCACACCGTCCGCCATGGGTAAACTGGACGCTTGTGTGCCGGTCACCGTCGAGCCGGGGGTCCACCTCCCGGGACGGGGCGGTGTCCGGATCGATGACACGCTCGTCGTCCGCCCCGAGGCGGACGGCGGACCCGAGCTACTCACCATCACGACCAAAGAGCTGCTCGCACTCTGA
- the efp gene encoding elongation factor P — protein sequence MASTNDLKNGLVLKLEGGQLWSVVEFQHVKPGKGPAFVRTKLKNVLSGKVVDKTFNAGVKVETANVDKRGMQFSYKDGESFVFMDMDTFDQIYITPEVVGDNARYLLEGFEAVVAMYEGNPLYVELPAAVELVIEYTEPGVQGDRSTGGTKPAKLETGYEIGVPLFITTGEKIKVDTRSGEYLGRVNN from the coding sequence GTGGCATCCACGAACGACCTCAAGAACGGCTTGGTGCTCAAGCTCGAAGGCGGCCAGCTGTGGTCCGTCGTCGAGTTCCAGCACGTCAAGCCCGGCAAGGGCCCCGCCTTCGTGCGCACCAAGCTCAAGAACGTGCTGTCCGGCAAGGTGGTCGACAAGACCTTCAACGCCGGCGTGAAGGTCGAGACGGCCAATGTCGACAAGCGCGGCATGCAGTTCTCGTACAAGGACGGCGAGAGCTTTGTGTTCATGGACATGGACACCTTCGACCAGATCTACATCACCCCCGAGGTCGTGGGCGACAACGCCCGCTATCTGCTGGAGGGCTTCGAGGCCGTCGTGGCGATGTACGAGGGCAACCCGCTGTACGTCGAGCTCCCCGCCGCCGTCGAGCTGGTGATCGAGTACACCGAGCCGGGCGTCCAGGGCGACCGCTCCACCGGTGGCACCAAGCCCGCCAAGCTGGAGACCGGCTACGAGATCGGCGTCCCGCTGTTCATCACCACCGGTGAGAAGATCAAGGTCGACACCCGCTCCGGCGAGTACCTCGGTCGGGTGAACAACTAA
- the nusB gene encoding transcription antitermination factor NusB, giving the protein MAARNKARKRAFQILFEADQRGTTVQIVLADWIRLARTDDRQPPVSEYTMQLVEGYAQHIDRIDELIATYAVGWTLDRMPVVDRNILRLGAYELVWEDETPDAVVIDEAVQLAKEFSTDDSPAFVNGLLGRIKELKPSLRRDQEHPEHRA; this is encoded by the coding sequence GTGGCTGCCCGCAACAAGGCCCGTAAGCGCGCCTTTCAGATCCTTTTCGAGGCCGATCAGCGCGGCACCACCGTGCAGATCGTGCTCGCGGACTGGATCCGGCTCGCCCGGACCGACGACCGGCAGCCGCCGGTCAGCGAATACACGATGCAGCTCGTCGAGGGATATGCGCAGCACATCGACCGGATCGATGAGCTGATCGCCACCTACGCCGTGGGCTGGACGCTGGACCGGATGCCGGTCGTCGACCGGAATATCCTGCGGCTGGGCGCGTATGAGCTGGTGTGGGAGGACGAGACCCCGGACGCGGTGGTGATCGACGAGGCGGTGCAGCTCGCCAAGGAGTTCTCCACCGACGACTCGCCGGCCTTTGTCAACGGTCTGCTGGGCCGTATCAAGGAGCTGAAGCCGAGTCTGCGTCGCGATCAGGAGCACCCGGAGCACCGGGCATAA
- the bldD gene encoding transcriptional regulator BldD, giving the protein MSSEYAKQLGAKLRAIRTQQGLSLHGVEEKSQGRWKAVVVGSYERGDRAVTVQRLAELADFYGVPVQELLPGTSPAGAAEPPPKLVLDLERLAHVPVEKAGPLQRYAATIQSQRGDYNGKVLSIRQDDLRTLAVIYDQSPSVLTEQLISWGVLGADARRAVQHEDV; this is encoded by the coding sequence ATGTCCAGCGAATACGCCAAACAGCTCGGGGCCAAGCTCCGCGCCATCCGCACCCAGCAGGGCCTCTCCCTCCACGGTGTCGAGGAGAAGTCCCAGGGCCGCTGGAAGGCCGTGGTGGTGGGATCGTACGAGCGCGGCGACCGCGCCGTGACCGTGCAGCGTCTCGCCGAGCTGGCCGACTTCTACGGCGTCCCGGTGCAGGAGCTGCTTCCGGGCACAAGCCCGGCCGGGGCCGCCGAGCCGCCGCCGAAGCTGGTACTGGACCTTGAGCGACTGGCCCACGTGCCGGTCGAGAAGGCAGGCCCGCTGCAGCGGTATGCCGCGACGATCCAGAGCCAGCGTGGCGATTACAACGGCAAGGTGCTCTCGATCCGCCAGGACGACCTGCGCACCCTCGCCGTTATCTACGACCAGTCGCCGTCCGTGCTGACCGAACAGCTGATCAGCTGGGGCGTGCTGGGCGCCGACGCCCGCCGCGCGGTCCAGCACGAAGACGTCTGA
- the pyrR gene encoding bifunctional pyr operon transcriptional regulator/uracil phosphoribosyltransferase PyrR: MDARTSDAARSVLEAPDIARVLTRIAHEIVERAKGADDVVLLGIPTRGVFLARRLAARLEEITGKPGRIPVGSLDITMYRDDLRLRPARALARTEIPDDGIDGRLVVLVDDVLFSGRTIRAALDALGDIGRPRAVQLAVLVDRGHRELPIRADYVGKNLPTSLRETVKVQLTEEDGRDSVLLGLRETTPADGK, from the coding sequence ATGGACGCCCGAACCTCGGACGCCGCGCGTTCGGTGCTGGAAGCACCGGATATCGCGCGCGTTCTCACCCGCATCGCCCACGAGATCGTCGAGCGCGCCAAAGGCGCCGATGACGTGGTGCTGCTCGGCATTCCCACCCGTGGTGTCTTTCTCGCCCGGCGGCTGGCCGCCCGGCTCGAAGAGATCACCGGCAAACCCGGCCGGATCCCGGTCGGCTCGCTCGACATCACGATGTACCGCGACGACCTGAGGCTGCGCCCGGCCCGCGCACTCGCCCGTACCGAGATCCCCGACGACGGCATCGACGGCCGTCTGGTGGTCCTCGTCGACGATGTGCTCTTCTCCGGCCGCACCATCCGCGCCGCGCTCGACGCCCTCGGTGACATCGGGCGGCCGCGTGCGGTCCAGCTCGCGGTCCTCGTCGACCGTGGTCACCGTGAACTGCCGATCCGCGCCGACTATGTCGGTAAAAACCTCCCCACGTCGCTGCGGGAGACGGTCAAGGTCCAGCTCACCGAGGAGGACGGCCGCGACAGCGTGCTCCTCGGGCTGCGCGAGACCACCCCCGCGGACGGGAAGTAG
- a CDS encoding aspartate carbamoyltransferase catalytic subunit — protein sequence MKRHLISAADLSRDDAVLILDTAEELARLADRPIKKLPTLRGRTVVNLFFEDSTRTRISFEAAAKRLSADVINFSAKGSSVSKGESLKDTALTLEAMGADAVVIRHHASGAPHRLATSGWINGAVVNAGDGTHEHPTQALLDAFTMRRHLIPDASGVGQDLAGRRVTIVGDILHSRVARSNVHLLATLGAEVTLVAPPTLVPFGVESWPCEVAYDLDAVVGKTDAVMMLRVQRERMNAAFFPTEREYARRYGLDGDRMARMPEHAIVMHPGPMNRGMEITAEVADSDRCTAVEQVANGVSIRMAVLYLLLGGNESAVATARTEESK from the coding sequence ATGAAGCGTCACCTCATCTCGGCCGCCGACCTCTCGCGCGACGATGCCGTCCTGATCCTCGACACCGCCGAGGAACTGGCCCGGCTCGCCGACCGGCCGATCAAGAAACTGCCGACCCTGCGCGGCCGTACCGTCGTCAACCTCTTCTTCGAGGACTCCACCCGCACCCGCATCTCCTTCGAGGCGGCCGCCAAGCGGCTGTCCGCCGACGTCATCAACTTCTCCGCCAAGGGCTCCTCGGTCTCCAAGGGCGAATCCCTGAAGGACACCGCGCTCACCCTGGAGGCCATGGGCGCCGACGCCGTCGTGATCCGCCACCACGCCTCCGGCGCCCCGCACCGGCTCGCCACCTCCGGCTGGATCAACGGCGCCGTGGTGAACGCGGGCGACGGCACCCATGAGCACCCCACCCAGGCGCTGCTCGACGCCTTCACCATGCGCCGTCATCTGATCCCGGACGCCTCCGGCGTCGGACAGGACCTGGCCGGGCGCCGGGTCACGATCGTCGGCGACATCCTGCACAGCCGGGTGGCCCGCTCCAACGTCCATCTGCTGGCCACCCTCGGCGCCGAGGTCACCCTGGTCGCCCCGCCGACGCTGGTCCCCTTCGGCGTGGAGAGCTGGCCCTGCGAGGTCGCCTACGACCTGGACGCGGTGGTCGGCAAGACCGACGCCGTGATGATGCTGCGCGTCCAGCGCGAGCGGATGAACGCCGCGTTCTTCCCCACCGAGCGGGAGTACGCCCGCCGCTACGGCCTGGACGGCGACCGCATGGCGCGGATGCCGGAGCACGCCATCGTGATGCACCCCGGCCCCATGAACCGCGGTATGGAGATCACCGCGGAGGTCGCGGACTCCGACCGCTGCACCGCCGTCGAGCAGGTCGCCAACGGCGTCTCGATCCGCATGGCCGTCCTGTATCTGCTGCTCGGCGGGAACGAGTCCGCCGTCGCCACCGCCCGCACCGAGGAGAGCAAGTAA
- a CDS encoding dihydroorotase, which produces MSDTHKTLLRGAKVLGGEPRDVLIEGERIAAVGTGLDADGATVIDVAGQILLPGLVDLHTHLREPGREDSETVLTGTRAAAVGGFTAVHAMANTFPVADTAGVVEQVWRLGRESGYCDVQPVGAVTVGLEGKKLAELGAMYDSAAGVRVFSDDGKCVDDAVIMRRALEYVKAFDGVIAQHAQEPRLTEGAQMNEGIVSAELGLGGWPAVAEESIIARDVLLAAHVDSRVHICHLSTAGSVEIVRWAKSKGWNVTAEVTPHHLLLTDELVRSYDPVYKVNPPLRTEADVMALREALADGTIDCVATDHAPHPHEDKDCEWGAAAMGMVGLETALSVVQHTMVDTGLLDWTGVADRMSVRPSAIGRLTGHGRPIAAGEPANLTLLDSAYRGVVNPAGFASRSRNTPYEGRELPGRVTYTFLRGRATVVDGKLA; this is translated from the coding sequence ATGAGCGACACCCACAAGACGCTGCTTCGCGGGGCGAAGGTGCTCGGCGGTGAGCCGCGGGACGTGCTGATCGAGGGGGAGCGCATCGCCGCGGTCGGCACCGGGCTGGACGCGGACGGCGCCACCGTGATCGACGTCGCCGGGCAGATCCTGCTGCCGGGCCTGGTCGACCTCCACACCCATCTGCGCGAGCCCGGCCGGGAGGACTCCGAGACGGTCCTCACCGGCACCCGGGCCGCCGCGGTCGGCGGCTTCACCGCCGTCCACGCCATGGCCAACACCTTCCCGGTCGCGGACACCGCGGGCGTCGTGGAGCAGGTGTGGCGGCTGGGCAGGGAGTCCGGCTACTGCGACGTCCAGCCGGTGGGCGCGGTGACCGTGGGCCTGGAGGGCAAGAAGCTCGCCGAGCTGGGCGCGATGTACGACTCCGCCGCCGGGGTGCGGGTCTTCTCCGACGACGGCAAATGCGTGGACGACGCGGTGATCATGCGCCGCGCGCTGGAGTATGTGAAGGCGTTCGACGGCGTCATCGCCCAGCACGCCCAGGAGCCCCGGCTCACCGAGGGCGCCCAGATGAACGAGGGCATCGTCTCCGCCGAGCTGGGCCTGGGCGGCTGGCCGGCCGTCGCCGAGGAGTCGATCATCGCCCGCGATGTGCTGCTCGCCGCGCACGTCGACTCCCGGGTGCACATCTGCCATCTGTCCACCGCGGGCTCGGTCGAGATCGTCCGCTGGGCCAAGTCCAAGGGCTGGAACGTCACCGCCGAGGTCACCCCGCACCATCTGCTGCTCACCGACGAGCTCGTACGCTCCTACGACCCCGTCTACAAGGTGAACCCGCCGCTGCGCACCGAGGCCGATGTGATGGCGCTGCGCGAGGCGCTCGCCGACGGCACCATCGACTGCGTGGCCACCGACCACGCCCCGCATCCGCATGAGGACAAGGACTGCGAGTGGGGCGCCGCGGCCATGGGCATGGTCGGTCTGGAGACGGCGCTGTCCGTGGTCCAGCACACCATGGTCGACACCGGGCTGCTGGACTGGACGGGCGTCGCCGACCGGATGTCGGTGCGGCCCTCGGCCATCGGCCGCCTGACCGGCCACGGCCGCCCCATCGCCGCCGGGGAGCCCGCCAACCTCACCCTGCTCGACTCCGCTTACCGTGGTGTGGTGAACCCCGCGGGCTTCGCCTCCCGCAGCCGCAACACCCCCTACGAGGGCCGCGAACTGCCGGGCCGCGTGACGTACACCTTCCTGCGGGGCCGGGCGACGGTTGTGGACGGGAAGCTGGCGTGA
- a CDS encoding PH-like domain-containing protein has product MTSVNHPVAGFAGFAGLAAEQKSQDVTDWAARIGWVVGLLLVIALVYWLMREGWKWRGTLQGDLPELPQAPSEPGDPRLAHPSPATTLKGNKPLTLSGRYHGSTTAGQWLDRIVAHGLGTRSRVELTLTDQGVSVVRPGAQDFFIPAAQLRGARLDKGIAGKVLAEGGLLVITWQLGEKLIDSGFRSDHAAEHPAWVDALTTSDSEQNNPSNQTEGAER; this is encoded by the coding sequence GTGACATCTGTGAACCATCCGGTGGCGGGCTTCGCGGGATTCGCGGGCCTCGCGGCCGAGCAGAAATCGCAGGACGTGACGGACTGGGCCGCCCGGATCGGCTGGGTCGTCGGGCTGCTGCTGGTCATCGCGCTGGTCTACTGGCTGATGCGCGAGGGCTGGAAGTGGCGCGGCACCCTCCAGGGCGACCTCCCCGAGCTGCCCCAGGCCCCGTCCGAGCCCGGTGACCCGCGGCTCGCCCACCCGTCGCCCGCCACCACCCTCAAAGGAAACAAGCCCCTTACACTCAGCGGCCGCTACCACGGCTCCACCACCGCCGGGCAGTGGCTGGACCGGATCGTCGCCCACGGCCTCGGCACCCGCAGCCGGGTCGAGCTCACCCTCACCGACCAGGGCGTGAGCGTCGTCCGGCCGGGCGCCCAGGACTTCTTCATCCCCGCCGCCCAGCTGCGCGGCGCCCGGCTCGACAAGGGCATCGCCGGCAAGGTCCTCGCCGAGGGCGGGCTGCTGGTGATCACCTGGCAGCTCGGCGAGAAGCTGATCGACTCGGGCTTCCGCTCCGACCACGCCGCCGAGCACCCGGCCTGGGTCGACGCCCTCACCACCTCAGACAGCGAACAGAACAACCCCAGCAACCAGACGGAAGGCGCCGAACGATGA